From Pseudoalteromonas piratica:
TTTTGTAACCTTGTGCGTTTCACGCCATTAGCATTCCACACACTCAATAACATGGTAATCGAGCCCGTTTTCTGCTGCCGTAAAGGTGTTAATGCTACCGATTGATAGATTTCCCAAAGTGAAGATTCGTTATTTTCCATATATCTGTTGATAAACTACTCATATAGCGTCTAAACTTGATTAGACGCCCTATCTAATTCTGTTAATCGCATTAATACAAAGATTTGCTTAAAAATAGTGGCCTCAGTAAGATGTAACTAACCCTGTAAAAAATAATGCAATATGCCTAATTCTCATAAAACAATAACAATTAGAAAGGCGCTAAGCCGAGCGGTGATTGTCATCACCTCTTTAAGCATACTGCTTTCTGTCATTGTAAGTACAGTGATAGACGTCTCGAATCAAAAAAAGAACCTGATTGAAGAGCTTAATACGTTAGCTGGTATCATTTCTTTTAATGCTTACGTACCGCTTGTTTTTGTTGACAAAGATGAAATGCAAAAGCAATTAAAAGCTTATGAAAAAGTAGAGTACATCAAGAATATTCATATCTATCAGGTTGATGATTTCACAGGCACAATTTCACTTTTCGCAACCTACGACACAGGCAAAAACCCTCCTATCCCTTCTCGTGTAAAGAAGCTTTCAAACAAGGTGACCGCCAATGTTGAGGGGGATACAATTGAAGTTATCTATCCAATTCGTACCGATGATACTGAAGGCGCAATAAGTACAACTCCGAAAATTGACGGCTATGTATATATACTCGGGACTGATCAACCAATTCAACGCGCACTTCAAAACAGGGTATCCATTGACATATTTGTTGGTCTGGTCATTTTAATTTCTGTATTACTTATAACACTTACCTTTCAGCGTCGATTTTCTCGACCAATTGAAGCACTCAGCGCTGTTGTAAAAGACGTATCTAAAAATAAAAATTACGATGTTATTGTACCTAATGCAAAAATTACTGAATTAGACTTATTGGCTAAAAGCATCAACACTCTATTTGCACGCACACTGGCACAACTCGAGCGACAAAAGAAAGATGAACAAGAAATTAGGCAGCTCAACCAAAACCTTGAGATGAAAGTTAATCAGCGGACGATTGCTTTGAAAGAAGCAAACCAAGAGCTGCTTAGCACGTTAGAGCGTATGCACCAATATCAAACCAAAATTGTCGAAAACGAAAAGATGGCTTCGCTTGGTCAAATGGTTGCAGGTGTTGCTCATGAAGTTAATACACCGCTAGGTCTTGGCATAACTGGCTCGACTTTACTCAAGGATAAACTGGAAGAATTAAAATCCCATTTCGATAATAAAACTCTGACTTCTTCACATATGAGCCGTTTTATTGAGGATGGTGTTGAAAACTTAGATTTGATTTACCGTAATCTAAATCGTGCTGCAGAACTTGTATCTAGTTTTAAACAGCTTGCTGTTACCCATGAAACCCAAGAGGGTAAAAGGATCAACTTGTGTTTATTTACGCAAGAGGTTATTTCCACTTTAACAGGCGAATTAGCAAAGTTCCCTCATAAAGTGTCTGTTGAAGGGGATAACACCTTGGAGGTTTGGACTAAGCCCCCTGTTGTGCAGCAAATTATAGAGAATTTAATCAGCAACAGCTTAATTCATGCTTTTAATGCCGAGCAACATGGCAATATTGTTATTACAATCTCTCAAAATAACAATAATGCAATTATTGACTATCAAGATGACGGTAATGGCGTACCTATCAATATTCGCAATCGTATTTTCGATCCATTTGTTACAACCCGTCGTGGTGAAGGTGGCAGCGGATTGGGTATGCACCTCGTTTATAACCTTGTTACGCAAGCACTTGATGGCAGTATTAAGCTTGACACTGAAGCAACCAAAGGCGCTCATTTTGTCATAGAAATTCCCATTGCAGAGGGGGATTTCTCATGAGATTACTGTTAATTTTCTGTATTTTGGTTGCTAGTACTAATGTAGTAGCAAAAACAGCAGAGCAATTACGGGCAGCCTACCTCATCCAGATCCCAGCCTTTGTTAGGTATACAAATGCGACAGATAAGCCTTTTAAAGTTACTTATTGCTTTGCAGAACAATTAGGTAAAGTAGGCGGATTAATAGACACACAAAAAGCAGTGTTAAAAGAACGAATCAACTTCGATCTAATGGTTGTGACCCCCTCTAAAGATAGTTTGCAACAATGCACCTATTTGTATCTAGCAAAAAACACAGAAAGCATTGAAAGTTACCTTGAAAACGCCGATGCGAAAACCATCGCAATAGGTGAAGAGGAATCTGTTCTAGTTAAGGGCGCACTCATGGCTCTGGTGCAAGAACAAAAGAAAATCCGCATTCACATCAACCGCTCTAAACTGGATGAAAATACGGTTAGTTTTAACGCTCGCCTGCTCTCCCTTGCAAAAGTAAAAAACTATTAAAGCTCACGCAGCCCGAAAACTTGTTTACTAAACTGATAGCCCCTATAATCCTAAATTGTAAGTAATTACTGAAAATAATTTTAATTTACCTATAAGGGTTAAATAAGAATGCAGACGCCTGTGATTTTAATCGTCGAAGATGAAGACGTAACTAGGTTAAATCTTGTCAGCTTATTTGAAGCTGAAGGCTATAAAGTGCTTGAAGCCGTTGACGGTGAAGAAATGCACGAGCGTATTTCTCAAAATGATGATATTAACTTGGTAATTATGGACATCAATTTACCAGGGAAAAATGGTTTAATTCTGGCTCGTGAAATTCGTCAACAACGTAATATTGGCCTTATTTTCTTAACGGGCCGTGATAACGATGTAGATCGTATTCTTGGTTTAGAAATTGGTGCCGACGACTACATTACCAAGCCTTTCAATCCTCGTGAGTTGACAATTCGTGCACGCAATTTATTAACGCGCACTAACTCAAGTGGAGAAGAAATCGAAAGCAATAGTTCTGGCGTGTTAACATTTAACGGTTGGGAACTAGACGAAAATAGCCGCTGTTTAACGTCACCAACGGGTGATGTGAAACGCTTACCGAAAGGCGAATATCGCGCTTTACGTTTAATGCTTGATGCGCCGGGTAGAATCTTTAGCCGCGAACAGCTTATTAAGCACATGACAGGCCGTGAACTTCGCGCCAATGACCGTACAGTTGATGTAACGATTCGTCGTATTCGTAAACATTTCGAAAGCGAAGCAAACACCCCAGAGCTTATCAGCACAATTCACGGTGAAGGCTATCGTTTTATTGGTAAGATTGATTAATTAATCAGTTGCATCCAACACAAGATTAAGGGCTTTAAGCCCTTTTTCTATGTCTTTAACTAAGTCCACTAACCACGCCTCTAGTTGTGCATCCTCAGCAGTCTCAGCATTATCTTCCATCTTTTTAGCAAGTTGTTGAACCTCTTTTAACGCAACAGAACCTGCTGCACCTTTTAGTTTATGTGCGACAGATTTATACTCACTGTAACTCTTCTCTTGCAGGGCCAAGTTAAGTTCCTCTGAGTAATTAGGCCAGAGCTTTTCAAATAATTGTACACCACGCTTAAACGAATCAACCCCCATTGAGTCAACAAAGTCTTCTAACGTTTCCATGTCTAATAAATGGCTATCTGCTGTTTCAAGGTTTGATTGTTTAATTGCCGTTACTTGCTCAAATTCAACTTCTTTGGTTGAGTGAGGGAAAAGTTCAGCAAGCACACTATCGAGCTTTCGCGTATTGATAGGTTTAGCTAAAGAACCTTGCATTTCAACCCCGGCCAAATCTTCTTCAGCGCGGCGCACATTTGCGGTCAATGCTACTAATGGTAAAGCATTAAACTCTTCTCTAGAGCGAACAATTCGCGCAACCTGATCACCATTGATATCAGGCAGCTGCATATCCAACAGAACTAAGTCTAGGTCATCTTCTGTTTCAATAAATGACAATGCATCTTCACCGGTTTCAGCCCAAATAACTTCATGTCCACGTTGTTCTAATAAGTTAGTGGCAATCTCAGCGTTTAGGGGAACATCTTCTACTAGTAAAATGTTTAAAGGTCGGCCATCGTAAACTTGTTGAACAGGTTGCTCTGTTAATACAAGTGGAA
This genomic window contains:
- a CDS encoding HAMP domain-containing sensor histidine kinase — encoded protein: MPNSHKTITIRKALSRAVIVITSLSILLSVIVSTVIDVSNQKKNLIEELNTLAGIISFNAYVPLVFVDKDEMQKQLKAYEKVEYIKNIHIYQVDDFTGTISLFATYDTGKNPPIPSRVKKLSNKVTANVEGDTIEVIYPIRTDDTEGAISTTPKIDGYVYILGTDQPIQRALQNRVSIDIFVGLVILISVLLITLTFQRRFSRPIEALSAVVKDVSKNKNYDVIVPNAKITELDLLAKSINTLFARTLAQLERQKKDEQEIRQLNQNLEMKVNQRTIALKEANQELLSTLERMHQYQTKIVENEKMASLGQMVAGVAHEVNTPLGLGITGSTLLKDKLEELKSHFDNKTLTSSHMSRFIEDGVENLDLIYRNLNRAAELVSSFKQLAVTHETQEGKRINLCLFTQEVISTLTGELAKFPHKVSVEGDNTLEVWTKPPVVQQIIENLISNSLIHAFNAEQHGNIVITISQNNNNAIIDYQDDGNGVPINIRNRIFDPFVTTRRGEGGSGLGMHLVYNLVTQALDGSIKLDTEATKGAHFVIEIPIAEGDFS
- a CDS encoding YfiR family protein; its protein translation is MRLLLIFCILVASTNVVAKTAEQLRAAYLIQIPAFVRYTNATDKPFKVTYCFAEQLGKVGGLIDTQKAVLKERINFDLMVVTPSKDSLQQCTYLYLAKNTESIESYLENADAKTIAIGEEESVLVKGALMALVQEQKKIRIHINRSKLDENTVSFNARLLSLAKVKNY
- the arcA gene encoding two-component system response regulator ArcA encodes the protein MQTPVILIVEDEDVTRLNLVSLFEAEGYKVLEAVDGEEMHERISQNDDINLVIMDINLPGKNGLILAREIRQQRNIGLIFLTGRDNDVDRILGLEIGADDYITKPFNPRELTIRARNLLTRTNSSGEEIESNSSGVLTFNGWELDENSRCLTSPTGDVKRLPKGEYRALRLMLDAPGRIFSREQLIKHMTGRELRANDRTVDVTIRRIRKHFESEANTPELISTIHGEGYRFIGKID